The genomic segment ATGGCGGCCAGCCCGGTCTTGTCGGCGGGCACATAGGCCTCCCCGGCATGAAGCAGGACGCTGATTGTCACGACCGGAAGTTGACGGTCGGGGAGGAAGTACACCACCATGCCGTTGGGCAGTTCAAACCGCTCCGGCATCGGCGGATCAAAGGTGATCTCGTTGAACTTCCACTTCGCATAGGGATTCTGTGCGCCGGCCGGGGCGGCCAGGCAGAGCATCAACGCCCATGCGGCCACGCCGCATGCGATGGTCCGGAGATGCCGGTTCATTGTCCCTCCCCTTCCCCATTGGCGGCGGCCTGATCGTCGGAAAGCGGGACCAGCGTGGCGACGGTGCGATTGTCGGCGGTGAAGGTGCGTCGCGCCACCCGCATGATGTCCTCGGCGGTGACCCGCGCCAGACGGTCGCGGATGGTGAGCAGGTAACGCCAATCGCCGGCCCGGGCCTCGTACTCGGCCAGTTGATTGGCCAGGCCAAGGTTGGAATACAGCGACCAGATGAAATCCGACTCGATGCGGTTTTTGATCTTTTCCAGCTCGCGCGGGTCGGCCGGTGTGCCGGCCACTTTCTCCAGCTCGGCGTAGAGAGCCGCCTCGCACTCGGCGGTGGTGTGCGGCGAGCGCGGTTCGACATCGACGACAAAGACATTGGGGTCGAGGTCGCCCGACTGCGAGCCGGGGAATTCGTAGGTCGAGACGTTGGTCGCCAACTGCTGATCGATCACCAGCGACTTGTACAACCGCGAGGTGCGTCCGTCGGAGAGCAGACGGTGCAGCACGCGGTAGACGATGTCGTCCGGATCATCGAAGGCGGTCTTGTGATAGGCGACCGACAGGTACGGCTCGGCGTCAAACTTCTGAATGACGCGGCGTTCGCCTTGCTGCTCCGGCTCGACGGTGACCACCGGGTCGGGATCGGGCTGGCGCGGAATCTTACCGAAAGCGGCCTCGGCGCGGGTGAAGACCTCCTCGGCCTTCACGTCGCCGACAATCGCCAGCACCATGCGGTTGGGGGCGTAGTAACGCTTGTAGAAATCGACGAGTTTGGGGCGGGTCAGCTGGGCCACCTCGGATGTCCACTCCCAGAAGATCTGATAGGGATGCGCGATGAAGGCGGTGCCGATCAATTGCTCGAACAGTTTGGCCACGCCCTCGTTGTCGACCTTCAGGCGCCGCTCCTCAATGACGACATCGCGCTCGGCGTAGAACTCGCGCAGGACGGGGTTGGTCATGCGGTCGGCCTCGACCGTCAGGTACAAGCCCAGCCGATTGGCCGGCAGATTGACGAAGTAGGTGGTGCCATCGTAGCCGGTCCCGGCGTTGAATCCCGAGGCGCCGTTGCGGGAGTACAGCTGCTCATAGGCGTTCTTCTCGACCAGCGCATCGAGCATGGTCTTGACCGACTCCAGCTCGGCGTGGAGCTTTTCGATCGTGGCGCCGTTGTCGGGCGCATCGGTGATGCCGATCGCGCGCTGGAAGGCGTAGAGCTGCGCCTTGCGCTCTTCAGCGGCGATGGCGGCGCGGATCGAGTCCTCGCGAACCAGAAGCGGCGCCTCGCGGGCGTAGTCGCGCGTGCCGAGGGTTGTGGTCCCCTTGAAGAGCATGTGCTCCAGCAGGTGGGCAGCGCCGATCATCCCCGGCCACTCGTTGGCCGAGCCGACTTTGTAATGGATGTAGGTCGCCATCACCGGGGCGTTGTGGCGTTCGACCACAAGCACGGTCATCCCGTTGGCGAGGACCCGTTTCTTGACATCCAGCGCGACCTCGTCGGCCGCGGAGGCCAGGCCGGCCGCGCACAGCACAGCCGCCAGCGCCGCGACGGTCAGTCGCCGGGCGGGTGAGTTCATGAAACCTCCATGATTCGGAATGTGTCCAGCGAAAGGAGCATCCGTCTGAGACGATGGCGGCGGCGGGAAAGTTGCGCCGCCCCCCATCCGCGCGCGCGGCATCGACCGTGCCACCCTAAGGCTGCACACCGACGGCGCCGTGGCACTTCTTGTATTTTTTGCCGGAGCCGCACGGGCAGGGGTCGTTACGGCCGACCTTCTGCTCGACTTTGACCGGTTGCTTCTTGCCGGCGGTGCGGGCCTCCTCCGGATTGCCCGCGTAGCCCATCGCCGAGGCCTCTTCATGGACCGCCTGCAAACGGCGCGTGTCGACCGCCGGCGCCACCGGCGGCGGCGGGGCGATCTGCAGCCGGAAGATCATCTCCACCGATTCCTTGTCGATGGTGTCCAACAGCGCGCTGAAGAGCGCGAAGGCCTCTTTCTTGTATTCGATCAGTGGGTCGCGCTGGCCGTAGGCGCGCAGATTGATCCCGGTCTTCAGCTGATCCATCTCGTAGAGATGCTCTTTCCAGCGCTCGTCGATGACGCGCAGGATGGCGAAGCGCTCCAGTTGGCGCATGATCGCCGGCGTGAGCGCGGTCTCCTTGTTCTCGTAGACCGCCAGCACGCCCTTCTGCACAAACTCGACCAGGCCGCGGTAGTTCAACTCGCGCACATGGGGGTCGTCGAAGTTGATGTCCAGCAGGCAGGTTTTCATCAAGTCGAGACGCAACCCGCCGGTGTCCCACATTTCGGGGTTGGTCGGGTCGGGGCAGTAGCGTTCGACCATCTTCTCGGCGATCTGCTCCATCAGGCCGACCACTTCCTCGCGCAGGTCATCGTGCTCGAGAATCTGGGCGCGACGGGAGTAGATCACCTCGCGCTGCTGGTTCATGACGTTGTCATATTCCAGGAGGTGCTTGCGGATGGAGAAGTTCTGCGCTTCGACGCGTTTCTGGGCGCGCTCGATCGCGCGGGTCACCATCGGGTGCTCGATCACTTCGCCTTCCTGCACGCCGAGCTTGTCCATGATGGTGGCGATGCGTTCGGAGCCGAACAGACGCATCAGGTCGTCTTCCAGCGAGAGATAAAAGCGCGATGATCCCGGATCGCCCTGCCGCCCGGCGCGTCCGCGCAACTGGCGGTCGATGCGTCGCGCCTCGTGGCGTTCGGTGCCCATGATGTGCAGACCGCCGAGCTCGGCCACCCCCGGCCCGAGCTTGATGTCGGTGCCGCGGCCGGCCATGTTGGTGGCGATGGTGACATGCCCGCGTTCGCCGGCGTGCGCGACGATTTCCGCCTCCTGCTGGTGGTACTTGGCGTTGAGGACCGCGTGCGGAACCCCCATCCGCTTG from the Burkholderiales bacterium genome contains:
- a CDS encoding pitrilysin family protein, coding for MNSPARRLTVAALAAVLCAAGLASAADEVALDVKKRVLANGMTVLVVERHNAPVMATYIHYKVGSANEWPGMIGAAHLLEHMLFKGTTTLGTRDYAREAPLLVREDSIRAAIAAEERKAQLYAFQRAIGITDAPDNGATIEKLHAELESVKTMLDALVEKNAYEQLYSRNGASGFNAGTGYDGTTYFVNLPANRLGLYLTVEADRMTNPVLREFYAERDVVIEERRLKVDNEGVAKLFEQLIGTAFIAHPYQIFWEWTSEVAQLTRPKLVDFYKRYYAPNRMVLAIVGDVKAEEVFTRAEAAFGKIPRQPDPDPVVTVEPEQQGERRVIQKFDAEPYLSVAYHKTAFDDPDDIVYRVLHRLLSDGRTSRLYKSLVIDQQLATNVSTYEFPGSQSGDLDPNVFVVDVEPRSPHTTAECEAALYAELEKVAGTPADPRELEKIKNRIESDFIWSLYSNLGLANQLAEYEARAGDWRYLLTIRDRLARVTAEDIMRVARRTFTADNRTVATLVPLSDDQAAANGEGEGQ
- a CDS encoding SEC-C metal-binding domain-containing protein, producing the protein MTGTAVTEAAEFYEIYKLDVTSIPTNVPVRRIDYDDVIFRTRREKYNAIVEELARLHNSGQPVLVGTVSVEVSETLSRMLKRMGVPHAVLNAKYHQQEAEIVAHAGERGHVTIATNMAGRGTDIKLGPGVAELGGLHIMGTERHEARRIDRQLRGRAGRQGDPGSSRFYLSLEDDLMRLFGSERIATIMDKLGVQEGEVIEHPMVTRAIERAQKRVEAQNFSIRKHLLEYDNVMNQQREVIYSRRAQILEHDDLREEVVGLMEQIAEKMVERYCPDPTNPEMWDTGGLRLDLMKTCLLDINFDDPHVRELNYRGLVEFVQKGVLAVYENKETALTPAIMRQLERFAILRVIDERWKEHLYEMDQLKTGINLRAYGQRDPLIEYKKEAFALFSALLDTIDKESVEMIFRLQIAPPPPVAPAVDTRRLQAVHEEASAMGYAGNPEEARTAGKKQPVKVEQKVGRNDPCPCGSGKKYKKCHGAVGVQP